One window of Elaeis guineensis isolate ETL-2024a chromosome 11, EG11, whole genome shotgun sequence genomic DNA carries:
- the LOC105061552 gene encoding 4-coumarate--CoA ligase-like 4 produces the protein METTLISIRYNELKDNTFSPVLFFSLLFFPPNQGVKPKPSNKVELLSPPHPSAGDQQLPTMAYPTNGLPVDPRSGFCPSNSIFYSKRKPVPLPSSPYLDVTTFLFSRRHSGTIAFIDAASGCRISFRALWRSVTTLASALSSCLSVRKGQVVLLLSPNSIQFPIVSLAVMSLGAVLTTTNPLNTPREIAKQISDSDPILAFATRTLVGKLPRDRDFPIILLGDHRIAGDDARIRYTIEELMAIKPDLRRRRETVRQHNTATLLYSSGTIRTSKGVVATHRNLIAMIQIILNRLKLEEGGGAPETFICTVPMFHIYGLAAFATGLLGSGSTVVILPEFEMGEMIRAIREYGATYLPLVPPILVAMLKEPTPLPLGRLRRVLSGGAPLGREVIEEFRAKYPWVEILQSYGLTESTGMGASTDSAEESSRYGTAGPLSPNTEARIVDPDTGMSLPVNRTGELWIRGPYVMKGYFKNPEATSTVLDSEERWLKTGDLCYIDKDGYLFVVDRLKDLIKYRGHQVAPAELEALLLTHPLITDAAVIPFRNERGGQYPMAYVVRKAGPVGERLSATGVMEFVAEQMARHKRIRKVVFVSAIPKNPSGKILRKDLIKLAASEP, from the exons ATGGAGACCACTCTTATTTCAATTAGATATAATGAGCTGAAAGATAATACTTTCTCCCccgttcttttcttttctctcctgtTCTTCCCTCCCAACCAAGGCGTAAAACCCAAACCCAgcaacaaagtcgaactgctctcCCCTCCCCACCCCAGTGCCGGAGATCAGCAGCTTCCCACGATGGCATACCCAACGAACGGATTACCGGTGGACCCTCGGAGCGGTTTCTGCCCCTCCAACTCCATCTTCTACAGCAAACGCAAGCCCGTCCCCCTCCCCTCCAGCCCCTACCTCGATGTCACCACCTTCCTCTTCTCCCGCCGCCACTCCGGCACCATTGCCTTCATCGACGCCGCCTCCGGCTGCCGCATCTCCTTCCGCGCTCTCTGGCGCTCCGTCACCACCCTCGCCTCTGCCCTCTCCTCCTGCCTCTCCGTCCGCAAGGGCCAGGTTGTCCTCCTTCTCTCCCCCAACTCCATCCAATTCCCCATCGTCTCCCTCGCCGTCATGTCCCTCGGCGCCGTCCTCACCACCACCAACCCCCTAAACACCCCACGAGAAATCGCCAAGCAAATCTCCGACTCCGACCCGATCCTCGCTTTCGCCACCCGCACCCTCGTCGGCAAACTCCCCCGCGACCGCGATTTCCCCATCATCCTCCTCGGGGACCACCGGATCGCCGGCGACGATGCCCGCATCCGCTACACGATCGAGGAATTGATGGCGATAAAGCCCGATCTCCGGCGCCGGCGGGAGACGGTGAGGCAGCACAACACGGCGACGCTTCTGTACTCCTCTGGGACCATCAGGACCAGCAAGGGCGTCGTGGCGACCCACCGGAATCTGATCGCGATGATCCAGATCATCCTCAACCGGCTCAAGCTGGAGGAGGGCGGCGGCGCGCCGGAGACGTTCATCTGCACCGTCCCGATGTTCCACATCTACGGCCTGGCGGCATTCGCGACGGGGCTGCTGGGATCGGGATCGACGGTGGTCATCTTGCCGGAATTCGAGATGGGGGAGATGATCCGGGCGATCAGGGAGTACGGGGCGACGTATCTGCCTCTGGTGCCGCCGATCCTGGTGGCGATGTTGAAAGAGCCGACGCCGCTGCCGTTGGGGCGGCTCCGGCGGGTGCTGTCCGGCGGTGCGCCGCTGGGGAGGGAGGTGATCGAGGAGTTCCGGGCGAAGTATCCCTGGGTGGAGATTTTGCAGTCGTATGGGCTGACGGAGAGCACGGGGATGGGGGCGTCAACGGACTCGGCGGAGGAGAGCAGCAGGTACGGGACGGCGGGACCGCTGTCGCCCAACACGGAGGCCAGGATCGTGGATCCGGACACAGGGATGTCCTTGCCAGTGAACCGCACCGGCGAGCTCTGGATCCGGGGTCCCTACGTCATGAAAG GTTATTTCAAGAATCCAGAAGCGACGAGCACCGTGTTGGACTCAGAAGAGAGGTGGCTAAAGACCGGAGATCTTTGCTACATTGACAAGGACGGGTATCTCTTCGTGGTGGACCGACTCAAGGACCTCATCAAATACAGGGGCCACCAG GTGGCCCCTGCAGAACTGGAGGCACTATTGCTGACCCACCCTCTAATCACCGATGCCGCCGTGATCCC GTTCCGGAATGAGAGAGGGGGCCAGTACCCAATGGCGTACGTTGTAAGGAAGGCTGGGCCTGTTGGGGAACGCTTGTCCGCGACCGGAGTGATGGAGTTTGTGGCAGAGCAG ATGGCCCGTCACAAGAGGATTCGCAAGGTGGTGTTTGTATCAGCCATTCCCAAGAATCCATCCGGGAAGATATTAAGGAAGGATCTCATTAAGCTTGCCGCTTCCGAGCCTTGA